The following are from one region of the Cloacibacterium sp. TD35 genome:
- the ppdK gene encoding pyruvate, phosphate dikinase codes for MATTAKNEKYVYSFGGGKADGNESMKNLLGGKGANLAEMAGHKDLKLPVPPGFTITTEVCTYFYANKRQYPSTLEKQIKDALAQVEKLMGKKFGDVKNPLLMSVRSGARKSMPGMMDTVLNIGLNDETIKGLIAESGDERFAYDAYRRLVMMYADVVIEKAGGMEPAKGIGIRKIMDERLEEVKKEKGVELDTDLSADDLKKLVKEFKALTKKHLKQDFPETPWDQLMGGVGAVFASWNGKRAIEYRRIERIPDEWGTAVNVQAMVFGNMGDSSCTGVAFTRNPGNGENKFYGEYLVNAQGEDVVAGIRTPAPINQYSKNDHSKNLTTLENFMPEQYKELDEIQQRLEKHYKDMQDIEFTIEKGKLYMLQCRVGKRNGVSAVKMAADMYKEGMIDAETAILRVNPNQLVELLLPMFDPDIEKTHKVIAKGLPAGPGGAVGRVVFSSEEAVEWASKGEKVILVREETSPEDVDGMHKAEAILTTKGGMTSHAALVARGWGKCCIVGCSEISIHDKEKYFVTKDGKKVKEGDWVSLNGSKGTVYEGSLPLIDVDLNKNQAYKQLMILVDKYKTMGVRTNADTPKDAQQATYFGAEGIGLFRTEHMFYGEGSDKPLFLLRKMIMSDTEQERKVALNELFTFVKRDIKATLEVMKGNAVTIRLLDPPLHEFVPHDKAKLQELSKELGVSMSILNRRILALHENNPMLGHRGVRLGVSYPEITEMQVRAIFEAAGELQKEGVKAFPEIMIPVTCGRHELSHQKAIVDRVYDETLEKLGVKKIPYMYGTMIEIPRAALKADSMAQVADFFSFGTNDLTQMSFGFSRDDIGGFLPTYLDLKLLPGDPFVSIDQTGVGELIKIGVERGRKTKPNLKVGICGEHGGDAESVKFCHSIGMNYVSCSPFRVPIARLAAAQAAIEDKKYVKTS; via the coding sequence CCTGTTCCTCCTGGTTTTACCATCACTACAGAAGTATGTACATATTTCTACGCTAATAAAAGACAATATCCTTCTACATTAGAAAAGCAAATAAAAGATGCACTTGCTCAAGTTGAAAAATTAATGGGCAAAAAATTCGGAGATGTTAAAAATCCTCTATTAATGTCTGTTCGTTCTGGTGCTAGAAAATCTATGCCAGGGATGATGGATACTGTTCTTAACATCGGTCTTAATGATGAAACCATCAAAGGTCTTATCGCAGAAAGCGGTGACGAAAGATTTGCTTATGATGCTTACAGAAGATTAGTAATGATGTACGCAGACGTAGTAATCGAAAAAGCAGGCGGTATGGAACCAGCGAAAGGTATTGGTATCCGTAAAATCATGGACGAAAGATTAGAAGAAGTTAAAAAAGAAAAAGGCGTAGAATTAGATACTGATCTTTCTGCTGATGATCTTAAAAAATTAGTAAAAGAATTCAAAGCTTTAACTAAAAAACACCTAAAACAAGACTTCCCTGAAACTCCATGGGATCAATTAATGGGAGGTGTAGGTGCTGTATTCGCTTCTTGGAACGGAAAACGTGCAATTGAGTACAGAAGAATCGAAAGAATTCCAGATGAATGGGGAACTGCTGTAAACGTACAAGCTATGGTATTTGGTAACATGGGGGATAGCTCTTGTACAGGTGTAGCTTTCACTAGAAACCCAGGAAACGGTGAAAATAAATTCTATGGAGAATATTTAGTAAACGCTCAAGGGGAAGACGTAGTAGCAGGGATCAGAACTCCAGCTCCTATCAACCAATATTCTAAAAACGACCATAGTAAAAATTTGACTACTCTAGAGAATTTCATGCCAGAGCAATACAAAGAGCTTGATGAAATTCAACAAAGATTAGAAAAACACTATAAAGACATGCAGGATATAGAATTTACCATCGAAAAAGGTAAACTATATATGCTACAATGTAGAGTGGGTAAAAGAAATGGTGTATCTGCAGTAAAAATGGCTGCTGATATGTACAAAGAAGGAATGATAGATGCAGAAACAGCAATCCTTAGAGTAAATCCTAATCAATTGGTAGAATTATTATTACCAATGTTCGACCCAGATATCGAAAAAACGCACAAAGTAATTGCTAAAGGTTTACCAGCTGGTCCTGGTGGTGCTGTAGGTAGAGTGGTATTCTCTTCAGAAGAAGCAGTAGAATGGGCTTCTAAAGGCGAAAAAGTAATTCTAGTAAGAGAAGAAACTTCTCCAGAAGACGTAGATGGTATGCATAAAGCAGAGGCTATTCTTACTACAAAAGGTGGTATGACTTCTCACGCGGCTTTAGTAGCTAGAGGTTGGGGTAAATGTTGTATCGTAGGATGTAGCGAAATATCTATCCATGATAAAGAAAAATATTTTGTAACCAAAGACGGTAAAAAAGTAAAAGAGGGAGATTGGGTATCTCTTAACGGTAGTAAAGGAACTGTTTATGAAGGTTCTTTACCATTAATTGATGTAGATTTAAATAAAAATCAAGCCTACAAACAATTAATGATTTTGGTAGACAAATATAAAACAATGGGTGTAAGAACAAATGCTGATACTCCTAAAGATGCTCAACAAGCGACTTATTTTGGTGCAGAAGGTATCGGATTGTTTAGAACAGAGCACATGTTCTACGGTGAAGGTAGTGATAAACCATTATTCTTATTAAGAAAAATGATCATGAGCGACACCGAGCAAGAAAGAAAAGTAGCGCTTAATGAATTATTTACTTTCGTAAAAAGAGACATCAAAGCAACTTTAGAAGTAATGAAAGGAAATGCAGTAACCATCAGATTACTAGACCCACCTTTACACGAATTCGTGCCTCACGATAAAGCGAAGTTACAAGAACTTTCTAAAGAGTTAGGTGTAAGCATGAGCATCTTAAACAGAAGAATCCTTGCATTACACGAAAACAACCCAATGCTTGGTCACAGAGGTGTACGTTTAGGAGTTTCTTATCCAGAAATTACCGAAATGCAAGTAAGAGCAATCTTCGAAGCAGCAGGTGAATTACAAAAAGAAGGCGTAAAAGCATTCCCAGAAATTATGATTCCTGTAACTTGCGGTAGACACGAACTTTCTCACCAAAAAGCAATCGTAGATAGAGTTTACGATGAAACTTTAGAGAAATTAGGAGTTAAAAAAATTCCTTACATGTACGGAACCATGATTGAGATTCCTAGAGCAGCACTTAAAGCAGATTCTATGGCGCAAGTTGCAGATTTCTTCAGCTTTGGTACCAATGACCTTACTCAGATGTCTTTTGGTTTCTCTAGAGATGATATCGGTGGATTCTTACCTACATATCTAGATCTTAAACTATTACCTGGAGACCCATTCGTATCTATTGACCAAACTGGTGTAGGCGAATTAATCAAAATAGGAGTAGAAAGAGGTAGAAAAACAAAACCAAACTTAAAAGTAGGTATTTGTGGTGAGCACGGTGGTGATGCAGAATCAGTAAAATTCTGTCATTCTATTGGTATGAATTATGTAAGTTGTTCTCCATTTAGAGTTCCTATCGCTAGATTAGCTGCTGCACAAGCTGCAATCGAAGATAAAAAATATGTGAAAACTTCATAA
- the glgB gene encoding 1,4-alpha-glucan branching protein GlgB, whose product MTYQVVPHSLFSEFDIHLFREGKHFKLYEKMGSHKVEIDGKTGVYFAVWAPNAKQVSVIGDFNNWDSRVSELKIRWDGSGIWEGFIEGLDFGVIYKYGIQTYSGAYLEKGDPYALKWQQTIQAASIVDTTFYEWKDQEWMKNRHQNNSLESPISVYEVHLASWMRGTDDPNRFFTYREVAERLVPYVKEMNFTHVEFMPVMEYPFDPSWGYQITGFYAASSRFGTPQDLMYLIEELHKNEIGVILDWVPSHFPGDANGLHYFDGSFLYEHEDPRKGFHPDWKSHIFNYGRNEVKSFLISNACFWLDRYHADGLRVDAVRSMLELDYSRADGEWEPNKYGDNRNLEAIDFIKEMNTIVYREFPDIQTIAEDSSDFPKVTKPIYDDGLGFGMKWMMGWMHDTLDYFEEDPIARKYHHHKLTFSTMYMNNENYMLPLSHDEVVHGKSSLIFKMQGDEWQKHANLRALYTYMYTHPGNKLLFMGGEFGQTHEWDFSQSLDWHLLQYPIHKGLQNFVKNLNTVFKSEKALYENNFNPYGFEWIEADDEDNSIYVFLRKGKSEDEVLMSVLNLTPRTFDYKIGIEEGTKWKVILNSDAPEFGGSGVVPEIKWYEETPWNNKPNSMIVTLPPLSGIILKQTEKIKKNQVKSK is encoded by the coding sequence ATGACATACCAAGTAGTACCTCACTCCCTTTTTTCTGAATTTGATATCCATCTTTTCCGTGAAGGAAAACACTTTAAGCTCTATGAAAAAATGGGTTCTCATAAAGTAGAGATAGACGGTAAAACGGGCGTTTATTTTGCGGTTTGGGCTCCTAATGCAAAACAAGTTTCCGTAATTGGAGATTTCAATAATTGGGATTCTAGAGTTTCTGAACTCAAAATCCGTTGGGATGGTTCTGGGATTTGGGAAGGTTTTATAGAAGGGTTAGATTTTGGCGTGATTTACAAATATGGCATTCAGACTTATAGCGGTGCTTATTTAGAAAAAGGTGATCCCTATGCTTTAAAATGGCAACAAACCATTCAGGCCGCTTCTATTGTAGATACTACTTTCTACGAATGGAAAGACCAAGAATGGATGAAAAACCGCCATCAAAACAATTCTTTAGAATCTCCTATTTCGGTTTACGAAGTTCATTTGGCTTCTTGGATGAGAGGAACAGATGATCCTAACCGTTTTTTCACTTACAGAGAAGTTGCAGAAAGACTCGTTCCTTATGTGAAGGAAATGAATTTTACACATGTAGAATTTATGCCCGTGATGGAATATCCTTTCGATCCGAGTTGGGGTTACCAAATAACTGGTTTCTACGCGGCGAGTTCTCGTTTTGGAACGCCACAAGATTTAATGTATTTGATAGAAGAATTGCACAAAAATGAAATTGGTGTAATTCTCGATTGGGTTCCTTCTCATTTTCCAGGAGATGCCAATGGTTTACATTATTTTGATGGAAGTTTTCTCTATGAGCACGAAGATCCAAGAAAAGGATTTCACCCAGATTGGAAATCTCATATTTTCAACTACGGAAGAAACGAAGTAAAATCTTTCTTGATTTCAAATGCTTGTTTTTGGTTAGATAGGTATCATGCCGATGGTTTAAGAGTAGATGCAGTGCGTTCGATGCTTGAGTTAGATTATTCCAGAGCAGATGGAGAATGGGAGCCAAATAAATATGGAGACAATAGAAATCTGGAAGCGATTGATTTCATCAAAGAGATGAATACTATTGTGTACAGAGAATTTCCAGATATACAAACGATTGCAGAAGACAGTAGTGATTTTCCTAAGGTTACCAAACCTATTTATGATGACGGATTAGGTTTCGGAATGAAATGGATGATGGGCTGGATGCACGATACCTTAGATTATTTCGAAGAAGACCCTATTGCTAGAAAATATCATCATCATAAACTCACTTTCAGTACCATGTATATGAATAATGAGAACTACATGTTGCCATTATCTCATGACGAAGTAGTACACGGAAAAAGTAGTTTGATTTTTAAAATGCAAGGCGACGAATGGCAGAAACACGCCAATTTAAGAGCATTGTATACGTATATGTACACGCATCCAGGTAATAAATTGCTTTTCATGGGTGGTGAATTTGGTCAAACTCACGAATGGGATTTTAGCCAAAGTTTAGATTGGCATCTTCTGCAATATCCAATACACAAAGGATTGCAGAATTTTGTGAAAAATTTGAATACAGTTTTCAAGTCCGAAAAAGCACTTTACGAAAATAATTTTAATCCATACGGTTTTGAATGGATTGAAGCAGATGACGAAGATAATTCTATCTATGTTTTTCTAAGAAAAGGAAAATCTGAAGATGAAGTACTCATGTCTGTTTTGAATCTTACTCCTAGAACTTTCGATTATAAAATTGGAATAGAAGAAGGAACAAAATGGAAAGTGATTCTCAACTCAGATGCTCCAGAATTTGGAGGAAGTGGAGTAGTTCCAGAAATCAAATGGTACGAAGAAACCCCATGGAATAATAAACCCAACTCTATGATTGTTACTTTGCCTCCGCTTTCAGGAATAATTTTAAAACAAACCGAGAAAATTAAAAAGAACCAAGTAAAAAGCAAATAA